A region of bacterium DNA encodes the following proteins:
- the serS gene encoding serine--tRNA ligase: MVDLKLIREQPDLFRAGLRKKGAAPGLVDRALDADRRRRELVQQVEALRAAQNRASQEIPKLAGVARGERIDEMKQIAAQVRAQEPLLQEAEAALQAVLLQIPNLPHPSVPEGGPDDSVTLRVVGAPPEFDFKARDHVELGTALGLLDIERGARVSGSRSYFLRHDGALLHLALLRFAVDRLVTEGFTPVIPPVLIRRENMIGLMGGASLDEQMVYRIEGEDLALAGTSEMALGSMLGGEVLSEADLPIRFCGISTCFRREAGAHGRDTRGIFRVHQFDKVEMFSYCHPERSWEEHEYLVDVQERLWQTLGLPYRVVNIAGGDLGDPAARKYDIETWMPGRGAFGETQSCSNCTDFQARRLNVRFRRREGGGVDFVHTLNGTAVASTRAIVAIIENFQQRDGSIRVPPPIVPYMGGRTVLQPPAAKAAR, encoded by the coding sequence ATGGTGGACCTGAAACTGATTCGCGAGCAGCCCGACCTGTTCCGGGCCGGGCTGCGCAAGAAGGGCGCGGCGCCCGGCCTCGTGGATCGGGCGCTGGACGCCGACCGACGCCGCCGCGAGCTCGTCCAGCAGGTGGAGGCGCTGCGGGCCGCCCAAAACCGGGCCTCGCAGGAGATCCCCAAACTCGCGGGGGTCGCGCGTGGTGAGCGAATCGACGAGATGAAGCAGATCGCCGCGCAGGTCAGAGCGCAGGAACCGCTCCTCCAGGAGGCCGAGGCCGCGCTCCAAGCGGTGCTGCTCCAGATCCCAAACCTCCCCCACCCCTCGGTCCCGGAGGGAGGCCCGGACGACAGCGTCACCCTCCGGGTGGTCGGGGCCCCCCCGGAGTTTGATTTCAAGGCGCGGGACCACGTAGAACTCGGCACGGCCCTGGGTCTCCTCGACATCGAGCGCGGCGCCAGAGTCTCGGGATCGCGGTCCTACTTTCTGCGGCACGACGGCGCGCTGCTTCACCTCGCCCTCCTCCGGTTCGCGGTCGATCGGTTGGTGACCGAGGGGTTTACGCCGGTCATCCCCCCGGTGCTGATCCGCCGAGAGAACATGATCGGCCTGATGGGGGGCGCCTCCCTCGACGAGCAGATGGTCTACCGGATCGAGGGGGAGGATCTCGCGCTCGCGGGGACCTCGGAAATGGCGCTGGGATCGATGCTGGGCGGAGAGGTGCTGAGCGAAGCCGACCTGCCGATCCGGTTCTGCGGGATCTCCACCTGCTTCCGCCGCGAAGCCGGCGCGCACGGGAGGGACACCCGGGGGATCTTCCGCGTTCATCAGTTCGACAAGGTGGAGATGTTCTCGTACTGTCATCCCGAGCGGTCGTGGGAAGAGCACGAGTACCTCGTCGACGTGCAGGAGCGACTCTGGCAGACGCTCGGGCTCCCCTACCGCGTCGTCAATATTGCCGGCGGCGACCTCGGGGATCCCGCCGCCCGCAAGTACGACATCGAGACCTGGATGCCCGGCCGCGGCGCGTTCGGCGAGACGCAGTCGTGCAGCAACTGCACGGATTTTCAGGCGCGCCGCCTCAACGTCCGGTTCCGCAGGCGGGAGGGGGGCGGGGTCGACTTCGTGCACACCCTCAACGGGACGGCGGTGGCGAGCACACGGGCGATTGTCGCGATCATCGAGAACTTCCAGCAGCGCGACGGCAGTATCCGCGTTCCCCCCCCGATCGTCCCCTACATGGGCGGGCGGACCGTACTGCAGCCTCCCGCCGCAAAGGCGGCGCGGTAG
- a CDS encoding long-chain fatty acid--CoA ligase: MRYALTLPAMLERAERVFPRKAIVSRTPSGTFRYTYRDYGLRVRKLSAALQRFGVRKGDRVGTLAWNHHRHLEAYFAVPSIGAVLHTLNLRLPPAHLTHVINHAADKIILVDADLVPLLEAVAPDLRTLEAVVVMDDGVDLPSTALPRVASYEALLAAAEPLGQWPDLDEWDPAGLCFSSATTGMPKGVTYTHRALWLHSMAWGLADTAALSERDTILPIVPMFHVNAWGLPFTGVWMGAKQVLPGPRPDPKVYCELIQQERVTLAAGVPTVWMGVLAHLDRESYDLSSLTRIICGGAAPPRALIESVESRLRVRFIHAYGMTEAAPLTHVGGLKSYMTDWDDDRRYAVKAKQGLLVPGLEMRVVGWDGADVAWDGKTMGEVWLRGPWIADEYYRDERTAETFKDGWYRTGDVATTDAEGYLTIVDRMRDVIKSGGEWISSVDLENAIMAHPSVAEAAVVGVAHPKWQERPLACVVVKAGRTLSADEILAQVRDKFASWWVPDDVVFIDEVPKTSVGKFDKKVLRQRFAAHLTPPGTASTRP, from the coding sequence ATGCGGTACGCGCTGACCCTGCCGGCGATGCTCGAGCGGGCGGAGCGGGTCTTCCCCCGGAAGGCCATCGTGTCCAGAACGCCATCGGGCACCTTCCGGTACACCTATCGCGACTACGGCCTGCGGGTCCGCAAGCTGAGCGCGGCGCTCCAACGCTTCGGCGTGCGCAAGGGGGACCGGGTGGGCACGCTCGCCTGGAACCACCACCGTCACCTCGAGGCCTACTTTGCCGTCCCGTCGATCGGTGCCGTGCTGCACACGCTCAACCTGCGCCTTCCCCCGGCCCACCTGACCCACGTGATCAATCACGCGGCGGATAAAATCATCCTCGTCGACGCCGATCTGGTCCCGCTGCTGGAGGCGGTCGCCCCCGACCTGCGGACCCTGGAGGCCGTCGTCGTGATGGACGACGGGGTCGACCTGCCGTCGACCGCGCTGCCCCGCGTCGCGTCCTATGAGGCCCTGCTCGCGGCGGCCGAGCCGCTCGGGCAGTGGCCGGACCTGGACGAGTGGGACCCGGCAGGCCTGTGCTTCTCGTCGGCGACGACCGGCATGCCGAAGGGGGTGACCTATACCCACCGGGCGCTCTGGCTCCACAGCATGGCGTGGGGTCTCGCCGACACCGCCGCCCTCTCGGAACGGGACACGATCCTCCCCATCGTGCCGATGTTCCACGTCAACGCCTGGGGGCTGCCCTTTACCGGGGTCTGGATGGGGGCGAAGCAGGTACTCCCCGGCCCGCGCCCGGATCCCAAAGTGTACTGCGAACTGATCCAGCAGGAGCGGGTGACCCTGGCCGCGGGGGTCCCGACGGTCTGGATGGGGGTGCTCGCGCACCTGGATCGGGAATCCTATGACTTGTCCAGCCTCACCCGGATCATCTGCGGCGGCGCGGCGCCGCCCCGGGCATTGATCGAGTCGGTCGAGTCCCGGCTCCGGGTTCGGTTCATCCACGCGTACGGGATGACCGAAGCGGCCCCGCTGACGCACGTGGGGGGGCTGAAGAGCTACATGACGGACTGGGATGACGACCGCCGGTACGCGGTGAAGGCGAAGCAGGGGCTGCTCGTCCCCGGACTGGAGATGCGGGTTGTGGGGTGGGATGGGGCGGACGTGGCGTGGGACGGCAAGACGATGGGTGAGGTGTGGCTGCGGGGGCCCTGGATCGCCGACGAGTACTATCGTGACGAACGCACGGCGGAAACGTTCAAAGACGGCTGGTACCGCACCGGCGACGTCGCCACGACCGACGCGGAGGGCTACCTGACCATCGTGGACCGGATGAGAGATGTCATCAAATCCGGCGGCGAGTGGATCTCCTCGGTCGATTTGGAAAACGCCATCATGGCGCACCCATCGGTGGCGGAGGCCGCGGTGGTCGGAGTCGCGCATCCGAAGTGGCAGGAGCGCCCGCTGGCCTGCGTCGTCGTGAAGGCGGGGCGGACCCTCAGCGCGGACGAGATCCTGGCGCAGGTCAGGGACAAGTTTGCATCCTGGTGGGTGCCCGACGACGTGGTCTTCATCGATGAGGTGCCGAAGACCAGCGTGGGCAAGTTCGACAAGAAGGTGTTGCGGCAGCGGTTCGCCGCGCACCTGACGCCGCCGGGAACGGCATCCACGCGCCCCTGA
- the leuD gene encoding 3-isopropylmalate dehydratase small subunit, which translates to MDPFKAHTGVVVPFDRADVDTDQIIPARYLKRVERTGYGQFLFYPKRFLADGAPDPEFVLNKPQYREGTVLVAGRNFGCGSSREHAPWALQDYGFKVVVAPSFADIFANNSAQVGLVTIELPEERVRQILDTASTREGYQLTVDLDAQTVTDSFGHIDRFAIDAFKKHCLLNGLDAIALTLRHEAEIARFEAARPGWLPRVTS; encoded by the coding sequence ATGGACCCGTTCAAGGCGCACACCGGCGTCGTCGTGCCCTTCGATCGGGCCGACGTGGACACGGATCAGATCATCCCGGCCCGGTATCTCAAGCGGGTGGAGCGGACGGGATACGGGCAGTTCCTCTTCTATCCCAAGCGCTTCCTGGCCGATGGGGCCCCCGATCCGGAGTTCGTCCTCAATAAGCCCCAGTACCGGGAGGGGACGGTGCTCGTCGCCGGCCGGAACTTCGGGTGCGGGTCATCCCGGGAGCATGCCCCCTGGGCGCTCCAGGACTACGGGTTCAAGGTTGTCGTCGCACCCTCGTTTGCCGATATTTTCGCCAACAATTCCGCTCAAGTGGGTCTCGTGACGATCGAGCTGCCCGAGGAGCGGGTTCGGCAGATCCTGGACACCGCGAGCACGCGGGAAGGGTATCAATTGACCGTGGACCTCGACGCGCAGACCGTGACCGACAGCTTCGGGCACATTGATCGGTTCGCGATCGACGCGTTCAAGAAGCACTGCCTTTTGAACGGATTGGACGCGATCGCGCTCACCCTCCGCCACGAGGCCGAGATCGCCCGCTTCGAAGCCGCCCGGCCGGGGTGGCTGCCGCGGGTGACGAGCTGA
- the leuC gene encoding 3-isopropylmalate dehydratase large subunit, which yields MKPRTLVEKIWDAHIVRHQGGEPDRLYVDLHLVHEVTSPQAFDGLRMHRRGVRRPDLTFATLDHNIPTTSRTEPITDPISRRQVEALERNCRDFGIRLEGLQSQRQGIVHIIGPELGLTQPGMLIVCGDSHTATHGALGALAFGIGTSEVEHVLASQILPQRRPQTMEIRIDGALPLGTTPKDLILGVIRRIGVGGGIGHVVEYTGSAIRSLSMEGRLTVCNMTIEGGARAGLIAPDETTFAYLSGRPYAPKGAAWDEAVAFWKTLPTDRGATYDRRVVLDASTFEPFVTWGTNPSQSEPVTGRVPDPASAPDMDARGAIERALQYMALRPGVPIQDIAVDRVFIGSCTNARLEDLRAAARVVAGRKVHPKVRAMVVPGSQQVKAAAEREGLDRIFTTAGFEWREAGCSMCLGMNPDILGPGERCASTSNRNFEGRQGPGGRTHLVSPPMAAAAAIAGHFVDIREWRV from the coding sequence GTGAAACCGCGAACGCTGGTCGAGAAGATCTGGGACGCCCACATCGTTCGCCACCAGGGGGGGGAGCCGGATCGGCTCTACGTCGATCTCCACCTCGTCCATGAGGTGACTTCGCCCCAGGCGTTTGACGGTCTGCGAATGCACCGGCGGGGGGTGCGGCGGCCGGATCTGACGTTTGCCACGCTCGACCACAACATCCCGACGACGTCTCGGACCGAGCCGATCACCGATCCGATCAGCCGGCGCCAAGTCGAAGCGCTGGAGCGGAATTGCCGCGATTTTGGAATTCGGCTGGAGGGGCTGCAGAGCCAGCGGCAGGGGATCGTGCACATTATCGGGCCGGAACTGGGGTTGACGCAGCCCGGGATGCTCATCGTCTGCGGGGACAGCCACACCGCGACGCACGGCGCGCTCGGGGCGCTCGCCTTCGGGATCGGCACCTCCGAGGTTGAGCACGTGCTGGCCAGTCAGATCCTCCCTCAGAGGCGGCCGCAGACCATGGAGATCCGGATCGACGGAGCGCTGCCGCTCGGGACCACGCCCAAGGATCTGATCCTCGGGGTGATCCGGCGCATCGGCGTGGGCGGCGGAATCGGGCACGTCGTCGAGTACACGGGGTCGGCGATCCGCAGCCTCTCCATGGAGGGCCGGCTCACGGTCTGCAATATGACGATCGAGGGTGGGGCCCGGGCGGGGCTGATCGCGCCCGACGAGACGACGTTCGCCTACCTCTCCGGCCGGCCGTACGCCCCCAAGGGGGCCGCCTGGGACGAGGCGGTCGCGTTCTGGAAGACCCTGCCCACCGATCGGGGCGCCACGTACGATAGGCGCGTGGTCCTGGATGCGTCCACGTTCGAGCCGTTCGTGACCTGGGGAACCAACCCGTCTCAGTCTGAGCCCGTGACGGGCCGCGTGCCGGATCCCGCCTCCGCGCCCGACATGGATGCGCGGGGGGCGATCGAGCGCGCGCTTCAGTACATGGCCCTGCGGCCGGGGGTCCCGATCCAGGACATCGCCGTTGACCGGGTGTTCATCGGATCGTGCACCAATGCCCGCCTGGAGGACCTCCGGGCGGCGGCTCGGGTCGTGGCGGGACGGAAGGTGCATCCCAAGGTGCGGGCGATGGTCGTGCCCGGATCACAGCAGGTCAAGGCGGCGGCGGAGCGCGAGGGCTTGGACCGGATCTTTACCACCGCCGGGTTCGAGTGGCGCGAGGCCGGATGCTCGATGTGCCTGGGGATGAACCCCGACATTCTGGGACCCGGCGAGCGGTGCGCGTCGACCTCCAACCGCAACTTCGAGGGCCGCCAGGGGCCCGGAGGCCGGACGCATCTCGTCAGCCCGCCGATGGCGGCGGCGGCGGCGATCGCCGGGCACTTCGTGGACATCCGGGAGTGGAGGGTGTAG
- a CDS encoding ribonuclease H-like YkuK family protein produces MEYISPTHGKLSFERMFKHIVDYMQEEPSQKYHLIIGTDSLLGDDTCFVTAVIIHRVGRGGRYFYHKFRNRKIESLRQRILYETSLSLETASNVSAQLAKNGFSELPVEIHLDVGDRGETKRIIREVVGMVQGSGYAAITKPDSYGASKVADRETGKPRAGDRARAAASGTVGGSGGASGS; encoded by the coding sequence ATGGAATACATCAGCCCAACCCACGGGAAGCTCAGCTTTGAGCGGATGTTCAAGCACATCGTGGACTACATGCAAGAGGAGCCTTCCCAAAAATACCATCTGATCATCGGCACCGATTCACTGTTGGGGGACGACACCTGCTTCGTCACCGCGGTGATCATCCACCGGGTGGGGCGGGGGGGGCGGTACTTCTACCACAAGTTCCGCAACCGGAAGATCGAAAGTCTCCGCCAGCGCATTTTGTATGAAACATCGCTCAGCCTGGAAACCGCCAGCAATGTCAGCGCGCAGCTGGCAAAGAACGGGTTCAGCGAACTTCCGGTCGAGATCCACCTCGACGTCGGGGACCGCGGCGAGACCAAGCGCATCATTCGGGAAGTCGTCGGCATGGTCCAGGGCAGCGGCTATGCGGCGATCACCAAGCCCGATAGCTACGGCGCCAGCAAGGTTGCGGATCGAGAGACCGGCAAGCCCCGGGCAGGTGACCGCGCGCGCGCCGCGGCATCCGGGACCGTCGGAGGGTCGGGAGGGGCGTCGGGGTCGTGA
- a CDS encoding M3 family oligoendopeptidase: MPPTIDPRKAFPRRFVPPDADAGRWAEIERIGTALVRRTPRSVEELREWVAEAGELAACVSEAGARLYIAMTSQTDDPERERAFLDFVREVRPRWRALSQRLDEAYLHTPHRAALPAYYHLLDRRVETRVALYREENLPLKVREEELGQQYQKLRGAMTVVYRGREHTLQEMARYLQDPDRAIRQETWALTQERWGVEREAMEGLFDQLREVRLAIARNAGFVSYRDYAFRALQRFDYGPAECRQFQDAVAALFVPLAGEIIRERQRLLAVDTMRPWDLEVDPLRRPPLPEFERTADLLDRCEAVFGRVRPEFGEFFQFMREEGLLDLERRKGKAPGGYQQTLAERRVPFIFANVAPAEDVRTLLHEAGHAFHALAAREQALLAYRDAPIEFAEVASQGMELLSASSLGTIYPEAEDARRALRALLEGILMPKGMPWIATVDAFQHWLYTHADHTPKERRAAWLSIHRRFIPWLDWSGHEEALASSWHAQLHIFLLPFYYIEYGVAQQGALQIWLRAAQASPIEAVEGYRAALALGGSRPLPDLFAAAGARFAFDEETMAPLARALGEALAQVPYGRDDTAS; this comes from the coding sequence ATGCCGCCGACGATTGACCCGCGGAAGGCATTTCCCCGACGGTTCGTGCCACCGGACGCCGACGCCGGCCGGTGGGCCGAGATCGAGCGAATCGGGACCGCGCTGGTGCGCCGCACTCCCCGGAGCGTCGAGGAGCTGCGGGAGTGGGTGGCGGAGGCCGGCGAGCTGGCCGCCTGCGTGTCGGAGGCGGGAGCCCGTCTGTACATCGCCATGACCTCCCAGACCGACGATCCGGAACGGGAGCGGGCGTTCCTCGACTTCGTCCGTGAGGTTCGGCCCCGCTGGCGGGCGCTCTCCCAGCGATTGGACGAAGCCTACCTGCACACGCCCCACCGGGCCGCGTTGCCCGCGTACTACCACCTGCTCGATCGCAGGGTCGAAACCCGCGTGGCGCTCTATCGCGAGGAAAATCTCCCCCTGAAGGTGCGGGAAGAAGAGCTGGGACAACAGTACCAGAAGCTGCGGGGCGCGATGACGGTCGTCTACCGCGGGCGCGAGCACACCCTGCAGGAGATGGCCCGGTACCTCCAAGATCCCGATCGTGCGATCCGGCAAGAAACCTGGGCGCTCACCCAGGAACGGTGGGGCGTGGAGCGGGAGGCGATGGAGGGCCTGTTCGATCAGCTCCGAGAGGTGCGGCTGGCGATCGCCCGCAACGCCGGCTTCGTCTCGTACCGCGACTATGCCTTTCGCGCCCTCCAACGGTTCGACTACGGCCCGGCGGAGTGCCGGCAGTTCCAGGATGCGGTTGCGGCGCTGTTTGTCCCGCTGGCCGGCGAGATCATCCGCGAGCGGCAGCGCCTCCTGGCCGTTGACACGATGCGGCCATGGGACCTCGAAGTGGACCCGCTCCGGCGCCCTCCGCTTCCGGAGTTCGAACGGACGGCGGACCTGCTCGACCGCTGCGAGGCGGTGTTCGGGAGGGTGCGGCCGGAGTTCGGGGAGTTTTTCCAGTTCATGCGCGAGGAGGGGCTCCTCGATCTGGAACGGCGGAAGGGGAAGGCGCCCGGAGGGTACCAGCAGACCCTCGCCGAGCGGCGGGTGCCGTTCATCTTCGCGAACGTCGCCCCGGCGGAGGACGTGCGCACCCTGCTGCACGAGGCCGGCCACGCCTTTCACGCACTCGCCGCGCGCGAGCAGGCGCTCCTCGCCTATCGAGACGCCCCGATCGAATTCGCCGAGGTCGCGTCCCAGGGGATGGAGCTCCTGAGTGCGTCCTCCCTCGGCACCATCTATCCAGAGGCGGAGGACGCCCGGCGCGCGCTCCGCGCACTCCTCGAAGGGATCCTCATGCCGAAGGGGATGCCCTGGATCGCGACGGTCGACGCGTTCCAGCACTGGCTCTACACCCATGCCGACCACACGCCGAAAGAGCGGCGCGCCGCCTGGCTGAGCATCCACCGGCGCTTCATTCCCTGGCTCGACTGGTCGGGGCACGAGGAGGCCTTGGCGTCGTCCTGGCACGCGCAGCTTCACATTTTTCTCCTCCCGTTTTACTACATCGAGTACGGCGTCGCCCAACAAGGGGCGCTGCAGATCTGGCTGCGCGCGGCTCAGGCGAGTCCGATCGAGGCCGTCGAGGGATACCGGGCGGCGCTGGCCCTGGGGGGGAGCCGCCCGCTGCCCGACCTGTTTGCAGCGGCCGGGGCCCGATTTGCTTTCGACGAGGAGACGATGGCGCCGCTGGCGCGGGCGCTGGGGGAGGCGTTGGCCCAGGTTCCCTACGGGCGGGACGACACGGCCTCGTAG
- the recR gene encoding recombination mediator RecR → MFTYAPPLARLIEELSKLPTVGPKTAQRLAFYMLSMTAQDAEALAAAILEAKRRIRHCSVCANITEADPCALCTDPRRDQSVICVVENPRDVAAMERSREFKGLYHVLQGAISPLDGVGPDDLRIAELLRRLAGGTVREVIIATNPRVEGEATALYLSKVIKPLEVKVTRIAHGLPVGGDLEYADEVTLARALEGRREL, encoded by the coding sequence ATGTTTACCTACGCCCCTCCGCTGGCCCGCCTGATTGAGGAGCTGAGCAAGCTGCCGACGGTCGGCCCCAAGACCGCGCAGCGCCTGGCGTTCTATATGCTCTCGATGACGGCGCAGGATGCAGAGGCCTTGGCGGCGGCGATCCTCGAGGCCAAGCGCCGGATCCGTCACTGCTCGGTGTGCGCGAACATCACCGAGGCCGACCCGTGCGCGCTGTGCACCGATCCGAGGCGCGACCAATCCGTGATCTGCGTCGTGGAGAACCCCCGGGACGTCGCGGCGATGGAGCGGAGCCGGGAGTTCAAAGGGCTCTATCATGTGCTGCAGGGTGCGATCTCGCCATTGGATGGGGTGGGCCCCGACGATCTCCGCATCGCCGAGCTGTTGCGGCGTCTTGCCGGAGGAACGGTGCGGGAGGTCATCATCGCCACGAACCCTCGGGTGGAGGGGGAGGCCACCGCCCTCTACCTTTCCAAGGTCATTAAGCCGCTTGAGGTCAAGGTGACCCGGATCGCGCACGGCCTGCCGGTTGGCGGCGACCTCGAGTACGCCGACGAGGTGACCCTGGCGCGGGCGCTGGAAGGCCGCCGCGAGTTGTAG
- a CDS encoding YbaB/EbfC family nucleoid-associated protein, translated as MFNMQKMLKQVQKLQSDMARVQEELGRERVEASAGGGVVRAVATGQGDLVEIAIDPSVVDPADVAMLQDLILAAVGEVIRKARDHAAERMKAVTGGLQLPPGLPGLGP; from the coding sequence ATGTTTAACATGCAGAAGATGCTGAAGCAGGTGCAGAAGCTGCAATCGGATATGGCTCGGGTCCAAGAAGAGCTGGGACGCGAGCGCGTCGAGGCCAGCGCAGGCGGGGGCGTGGTGCGGGCCGTGGCGACGGGGCAGGGGGATCTCGTTGAGATCGCGATCGACCCGAGCGTGGTCGACCCGGCCGATGTCGCGATGCTCCAAGACCTCATCCTCGCCGCCGTCGGTGAGGTCATCCGAAAGGCCCGTGATCACGCCGCGGAGCGGATGAAGGCGGTGACCGGCGGGCTACAACTGCCGCCCGGGCTCCCCGGCCTGGGTCCGTGA
- the dnaX gene encoding DNA polymerase III subunit gamma/tau: MTRTLREVTSVSHVSFYRKWRPQTFDDVIGQERVTRTLQNAITANRIVHAYLFCGHRGTGKTTTARILAKALNCEHGPTPTPCNTCAICEAIGNGVSLDVIEIDAASNRGIDEIRDLREKVKLMPVEGRHKVYIIDEAHMLTSEAANALLKTLEEPPPHAIFVLVTTEPHRLPATITSRTQRFDFRRISQTAIVERLRTMAESEGITAADDAFGLIARSADGALRDAESVLDQLSAFCQGRITKADVLAVLGLIEEEVAHQVTDAVIAGDAAACLEIAHRVIAEGRDVRQILRSLVEHFRDLLVVAVVGDPRAIVETSEDRLETLRVQSARLTPGAILQQIRILTAAEAEVRFATQPRVVLEMALLKLSRPEVDATIEGLAARVEALERQGGSGSAPRPAVERPPAPPKDETPTPGPGAPPARPSTRRSPRGPRSEAAEAAPSPIAAAPAPAVAPSPAGPSEGATTGVDLEVVLARWGRLMDEVKQRTRSVHAFLLESAPRAVEGSDLVLAVRHKFHLENLHEIKNRRLVEELLAVVVGVPLRLRLVLGETEPPPEAAAAESSPPGDALVQEAVRRFGNPVREIRHPE, translated from the coding sequence ATGACCCGGACCCTGCGTGAGGTGACCTCTGTGTCGCACGTCTCCTTCTATCGGAAGTGGCGACCTCAGACATTCGACGATGTGATCGGACAGGAACGCGTCACCCGCACGTTGCAGAACGCAATCACCGCCAACCGCATCGTGCACGCCTACCTCTTCTGCGGCCATCGCGGCACCGGAAAGACGACGACCGCCCGGATCCTGGCCAAGGCATTGAACTGCGAGCACGGGCCGACCCCGACACCCTGCAACACGTGCGCGATCTGCGAGGCGATCGGCAACGGAGTCTCGCTCGATGTCATCGAGATCGACGCCGCGAGCAACCGGGGCATTGATGAGATTCGTGACCTTCGGGAAAAGGTCAAGCTCATGCCGGTCGAAGGCCGGCACAAGGTCTACATCATCGATGAAGCGCATATGCTGACCTCGGAAGCGGCGAATGCGCTCTTGAAGACGCTGGAGGAGCCTCCCCCCCACGCGATATTCGTTCTGGTCACCACCGAACCGCATCGGCTGCCGGCGACGATCACCTCACGGACCCAGCGGTTTGATTTCCGGCGGATCTCGCAGACGGCGATCGTCGAGCGGCTGCGGACGATGGCGGAGAGCGAGGGGATCACCGCCGCCGACGATGCGTTCGGTCTCATCGCCCGGAGCGCCGACGGCGCCCTGCGCGATGCCGAGAGCGTGCTGGATCAGCTCAGCGCGTTCTGTCAGGGCCGGATCACCAAAGCCGACGTCTTGGCGGTCCTGGGGCTGATCGAGGAGGAGGTGGCCCATCAGGTGACCGACGCCGTGATCGCGGGGGACGCGGCGGCCTGCCTCGAAATCGCCCATCGCGTGATCGCCGAGGGAAGAGACGTCCGACAAATCCTCCGCAGCCTCGTGGAGCACTTTCGGGACCTGCTCGTGGTGGCGGTGGTGGGGGATCCGCGCGCCATCGTGGAAACGAGCGAGGACCGGCTGGAGACGCTCCGCGTGCAGAGCGCCCGACTGACGCCGGGCGCCATCCTGCAGCAGATCCGAATCCTCACCGCCGCGGAGGCGGAGGTGCGGTTTGCGACGCAGCCCAGGGTCGTGCTCGAAATGGCGCTCTTGAAGCTGAGCCGGCCCGAGGTGGATGCGACGATCGAGGGGTTGGCGGCGAGGGTCGAGGCGCTGGAGCGGCAGGGCGGGTCTGGATCCGCTCCGCGGCCCGCGGTCGAGCGGCCCCCGGCCCCCCCCAAGGACGAGACGCCGACGCCCGGCCCGGGTGCTCCGCCCGCCCGGCCGAGTACGCGGCGGTCTCCGCGGGGGCCCCGAAGTGAAGCCGCGGAGGCGGCGCCCTCACCCATCGCCGCTGCCCCGGCCCCCGCGGTGGCACCGTCCCCGGCGGGCCCGAGCGAGGGCGCGACGACGGGCGTCGACCTCGAGGTCGTCCTCGCCCGGTGGGGGCGCCTGATGGACGAGGTGAAGCAACGCACCCGCTCCGTCCACGCCTTCCTCTTGGAGAGCGCGCCCAGGGCGGTCGAGGGGTCCGATCTCGTCCTCGCGGTCCGGCACAAGTTCCACCTCGAGAACCTCCACGAGATCAAGAACCGCCGGCTCGTCGAAGAGCTCCTGGCCGTGGTGGTGGGGGTTCCCCTCCGGCTTCGCCTGGTGCTGGGAGAGACCGAGCCGCCGCCCGAAGCCGCTGCGGCCGAGTCGTCCCCGCCGGGGGATGCGCTCGTCCAGGAAGCCGTGCGCCGGTTCGGCAATCCCGTGCGGGAGATCCGGCACCCGGAGTGA